A region of Oceanivirga salmonicida DNA encodes the following proteins:
- a CDS encoding hydroxymethylglutaryl-CoA synthase: MKIGIDRIGIHVPKYYLDIENLASARGVDPMKFTKGLLQKKMAVTPISQDIVTMGAMAANKILDKKLKKEIDLLIVGTETGVDQSKSASIFIHSLLGLNPFCKTFEIKQACYGATAALLYAKDHIKTHKNSKVLVIASDIAKYGINTGGESTQGAGAVAILVTNNPSIAEIEDETVCYTEDIMDFYRPNKSDYALVDGKLSNAMYLKALDMVYNKYIELGYNTDFKDICFHIPYPKLGIKGLRQIRPDLEYKNDDAIKLNSEIGNIYTGSLFLSFYSLISNSNELKTGDRIGMYSYGSGAIAEFFAVKLCDNFKQEKLDLSNRIELNINEYENMFFKELEEDIEFENYANEKIYLKGVFDTKRKYAINE, encoded by the coding sequence ATGAAAATAGGTATAGATAGAATAGGAATACATGTTCCAAAATATTATTTAGATATAGAGAATTTAGCAAGTGCTAGGGGAGTAGACCCTATGAAATTTACTAAAGGGTTATTACAAAAGAAAATGGCAGTAACACCTATTAGCCAAGATATAGTAACAATGGGTGCTATGGCTGCTAATAAAATATTAGATAAAAAATTAAAAAAAGAAATAGATCTTTTAATAGTAGGAACTGAAACAGGAGTAGATCAATCAAAGTCAGCAAGTATATTTATACACTCTCTTTTAGGATTAAATCCGTTTTGTAAAACTTTTGAAATTAAACAAGCATGTTATGGAGCAACTGCTGCATTACTTTATGCAAAAGACCATATAAAAACTCATAAAAATTCTAAAGTTTTAGTAATTGCTTCTGACATTGCTAAATACGGAATAAATACAGGTGGAGAATCAACGCAAGGTGCTGGTGCAGTCGCTATATTAGTAACTAATAATCCAAGTATTGCTGAAATAGAGGATGAAACAGTATGTTATACAGAAGATATTATGGACTTTTATAGACCTAATAAATCTGATTATGCATTAGTAGATGGGAAATTATCAAATGCCATGTATTTGAAAGCATTAGATATGGTATATAATAAATATATAGAACTAGGTTATAATACTGATTTTAAAGATATATGTTTTCACATCCCATACCCTAAATTAGGAATTAAGGGATTAAGACAAATAAGACCTGATTTAGAGTATAAAAATGATGATGCTATAAAATTAAATTCTGAAATAGGAAATATTTATACAGGTTCTCTATTTTTAAGTTTTTATTCTTTAATTTCTAACTCAAATGAATTAAAAACTGGGGATAGAATAGGAATGTATAGTTATGGTTCAGGTGCTATTGCAGAGTTTTTTGCTGTCAAATTATGTGATAATTTTAAACAGGAAAAACTTGATTTAAGTAATAGAATAGAATTAAATATAAATGAATATGAAAATATGTTCTTTAAAGAATTAGAAGAAGATATAGAATTTGAAAATTATGCTAATGAAAAGATATATTTAAAAGGTGTATTTGACACTAAAAGGAAGTATGCGATAAATGAATAA
- a CDS encoding hydroxymethylglutaryl-CoA reductase, degradative → MNNDFKAYYKKTRLERLEVLKNNNYISKESYNYLLSEKTLTNDVADKFIENQIGIYSLPLGIATNFLINNKEYVIPMCIEEPSVIAAASNAAKTISENGGITASIDKKYTIGQIAVYNVMDFDLAIQKINENHDMLIDTANKAHVGINLVGGGARKIYAEKKEEFLVIYLVVDTVDAMGANILNTMLEAVSVIVENLIEGSILMSIISNYSTKSIVKASCKIEIEESIGKKIELAYKFAKADIYRAVTNNKGILNGIDALTIVTGNDFRAMESSIHSYASRNGKYEPLTTWEYKKGYLYGNIEIPSPVATVGGSIGLNYVTKIALEILKNPNAKELSMIMASLGLAQNFAALKALVTTGIQKGHMKLHARTIAIFAGAKEEEIDILVNEMIKLSKIDLIYAKEILGEIRK, encoded by the coding sequence ATGAATAATGATTTTAAAGCTTATTATAAAAAAACAAGATTAGAAAGATTAGAAGTATTGAAAAATAATAACTATATTTCCAAAGAGTCATATAATTATTTATTATCTGAAAAAACTCTAACTAATGATGTTGCTGATAAATTTATAGAAAATCAAATAGGAATATATTCTTTACCTTTGGGTATTGCAACTAATTTTTTGATAAATAACAAAGAATATGTAATACCTATGTGTATAGAGGAACCATCAGTTATAGCAGCGGCTAGTAATGCAGCCAAAACTATAAGTGAAAATGGTGGAATAACAGCAAGTATAGATAAAAAGTATACTATAGGTCAAATAGCAGTATATAATGTAATGGATTTTGATTTGGCTATACAAAAAATTAATGAAAATCATGATATGTTAATAGATACTGCAAATAAAGCACATGTTGGCATAAACCTTGTAGGTGGTGGAGCAAGAAAAATATATGCAGAAAAAAAAGAGGAATTTTTAGTAATATATTTAGTGGTAGATACAGTAGATGCTATGGGTGCTAATATTTTGAATACAATGTTAGAAGCAGTTTCGGTAATAGTTGAAAACCTAATAGAAGGTTCTATACTTATGAGTATAATTTCTAATTATTCAACTAAATCTATAGTTAAAGCAAGTTGTAAAATTGAAATAGAAGAATCTATAGGTAAAAAAATTGAATTGGCATATAAGTTTGCAAAAGCAGATATATATAGAGCAGTTACTAATAATAAAGGTATATTAAATGGAATAGATGCATTAACTATTGTAACAGGTAATGATTTTAGAGCAATGGAATCTAGCATACACTCATATGCAAGTAGAAACGGCAAATATGAACCCTTAACTACATGGGAATATAAAAAAGGTTACTTATATGGTAACATAGAGATACCATCGCCTGTTGCCACTGTTGGGGGCTCTATAGGATTAAATTATGTTACTAAAATAGCCTTAGAGATATTAAAAAATCCAAATGCCAAAGAATTATCTATGATAATGGCTTCGCTAGGATTAGCACAAAATTTTGCAGCATTAAAAGCATTAGTTACAACAGGTATACAAAAAGGACATATGAAATTACATGCAAGAACAATAGCAATATTTGCAGGTGCTAAGGAAGAAGAAATAGATATTTTGGTTAATGAAATGATAAAATTATCTAAAATAGATTTAATATATGCCAAAGAAATATTAGGAGAAATTAGAAAATGA